One genomic window of Augochlora pura isolate Apur16 chromosome 5, APUR_v2.2.1, whole genome shotgun sequence includes the following:
- the LOC144469887 gene encoding uncharacterized protein LOC144469887, giving the protein MELLCGARNMIVVLYAILVIAGPVLATAAQPIEWMPCVELKRDLQIPCECSVFTESVGRSIEANCDGAVFTRDTVESLRGQPILAIGQRNAGYQTLPEDLLRSGLRLKKLDLSSNSIRKLMNRVLEAQPYLEELKLADNLLGDSLNPIFSSNEFHGLTRLKLLDLSGNGLRSIEEGMFKGCESLEQLYLDRNEMATVPTASLKGPDSIRVLSLSGNVIGSLPRDAFSSIGASLLRLDLSNNELSHIEDGALSGLESLLLLNLSHNDLGRFNSDAFEGAHNLLQLDLSVNFLQEFPSEAIRLLADLRFLNVSNNMITSIDRSHLSGLGELQVLDLSRNNIGRLGVNAFSSLISLTRLDLSLNALRTIEESSFEGLLKLKWLSLQDNNILLMPAAALSRLPSLRHLHVEFNRIAALSTELIKATAAGLTTLALTRNLVREIPAESFREFDHLVDVRLSGNLLSAISSSTFAGLEDTLERLDVSRNKLATIGEFHLENLLSLNLASNQLTKIPPETFARLHRLEYLNLSSNPLYGGFPPVFPSSVVNLDVSRTDLRILPSILLSNLASLERIAMAGNSLERIEEGTFRQHRNLTRIDLSENRIERIEDAAFAGLSSLRELNLRGNRLTLFTGEYFDTGTGLTSLDLSENRIDRLSPTAFAIHPRLRLLDLSRNRLTQFPGEYARPLQFLQKLDLSGNRLQRVPEFAFSRIPRLRVLDLAENEIESVDELAFHNSTQLQLIDLSGNKIETLDDRTMEGLLRLEHLSLGENRLTSLPETIFDPSRIGAVESIDLSDNRFAEIPADSLQKQSMFLSRLNVARNRMVAVSVRDIPGNLKDLDLSGNPLSGTAIDGILGEAKILRSLNLADTGIARLVRLETPFLRRLNLSGNAIAALEVGVLERTTMLETLDLSRNRLTEFTGFPAMFRKLPAIRRLDLSGNHARTVNETSFEGLPGLRFLDASDLPNCTRIERNAFKPLAKLRSLSAYNYPKLGYFDVQGILKGMRNLESLDIEIKDSSVGNEQLAVTSHPRLRELTLRGERLRHVLSSSLAGVRATKLSVGLKNTSVDSIPAALFFPVPRSTELRLDLSGSKFSTVSAHVLTALDERAGAVDLRGLESNPINCSCDARHLRRWLRMTDRDRRVGSVRCVSPPRLAGQILAALDERRLACGGESADQHGEHLSENGPGPNSVPNTNSDRLDGDSNGDLDGDPENHWTGQLADTTSSSGFPSRRPSSVTEPEIIWTVAPTVRNERTKHHDRDRVFETGMVGNGSGTDDTLIIGIVVGVVALIAIIVIVVCICRLRWSSRMDEARMTAASIQDASMIRPCSVYSGKINHDLYVGSYNGSTLDRGNGVPPLPPSISTPPIQMMPFVQPMHLMHTLLTPTPQSQSQSQSQSQTQPQSGLPQSRSQQFYGYCDGAALPLYVACPTDTNCDR; this is encoded by the exons ATGGAACTTTTGTGCGGAGCAAGAAATATGATCGTAGT ATTGTACGCGATTCTGGTGATCGCGGGTCCGGTCCTCGCGACGGCCGCGCAACCGATCGAATGGATGCCTTGCGTCGAGTTGAAACGGGACCTTCAGATTCCCTGCGAATGCTCCGTTTTCACGGAATCGgtcggccgatcgatcgaggCGAATTGCGACGGGGCGGTGTTTACGCGGGACACGGTCGAGAGCTTGCGTGGACAACCGATTCTCGCGATCGGACAGCGAAACGCTGGCTATCAAACGCTTCCGGAGGATCTGCTTCGGTCCGGTCTACGACTGAAGAAGCTCGATCTGTCCAGCAACTCGATCCGCAAGCTCATGAACCGTGTCCTCGAAGCGCAGCCTTACCTCGAGGAGCTTAAGCTGGCCGATAATCTGTTGGGCGACAGTTTGAACCCGATATTCTCGAGCAACGAGTTTCACGGGCTGACGCGATTGAAGCTGCTCGATCTCAGCGGAAACGGGTTGAGAAGCATCGAGGAAGGAATGTTCAAGGGATGCGAAAGTCTCGAGCAGCTTTATTTGGATAGGAACGAGATGGCGACGGTGCCGACGGCGTCCTTGAAGGGACCAGATTCCATCAGAGTGCTCTCATTGAGCGGCAACGTTATCG GATCGCTGCCACGTGACGCGTTCTCGTCGATTGGCGCGTCGTTGCTGCGCCTCGATCTTAGCAACAACGAGCTGTCCCACATTGAAGACGGCGCTCTTTCCGGGCTCGAAAGTTTGCTCCTTCTCAATCTATCTCACAACGATCTCGGTCGTTTCAACAGCGACGCGTTCGAGG GGGCTCACAATCTACTGCAGTTGGATCTTTCGGTAAATTTTCTGCAAGAATTTCCCAGTGAAGCAATCAGGCTCCTAGCGGATCTCAGGTTTCTCAATGTCTCCAACAATATGATTACC AGTATAGACAGGAGTCATTTGTCGGGGCTGGGAGAGCTGCAAGTATTGGATCTCAGTCGCAACAACATTGGCCGACTCGGTGTGAACGCGTTTTCCAGTTTAATCAGCTTGACCAGGCTCGACTTGAGTCTAAACGCTTTGCGCACG ATCGAGGAGTCGTCGTTCGAGGGGTTGTTGAAACTGAAATGGCTGTCCCTGCAAGACAACAACATCCTGCTGATGCCGGCCGCGGCCCTAAGCAGACTGCCGTCTCTCAGACATCTTCACGTGGAATTCAATCGCATCGCCGCGCTATCGACCGAATTGATCAAAGCGACAGCCGCCGGTTTGACCACGCTGGCACTGACGCGAAACTTGGTGCGCGAGATACCGGCCGAATCGTTTCGCGAATTCGACCATCTGGTCGACGTGCGTCTGTCGGGCAACTTGCTATCGGCGATCTCGTCGAGCACGTTCGCCGGTTTGGAGGACACGTTGGAGAGACTCGACGTTTCGCGGAACAAGCTCGCGACCATAGGCGAATTCCATTTGGAGAATCTGCTCTCGCTGAACCTGGCTAGCAACCAGTTGACTAAAATTCCACCGGAAACGTTCGCGCGACTTCACAGACTAGAGTACTTGAATTTGAGCTCGAATCCTCTCTACGGTGGCTTTCCGCCGGTGTTCCCGTCCTCGGTCGTGAACCTGGACGTGTCGCGAACCGATCTAAGGATCTTGCCGAGCATTCTGTTGTCGAATCTCGCGTCTCTCGAAAGGATCGCGATGGCTGGCAACAGTTTGGAGAGGATCGAGGAGGGAACCTTTCGACAGCATCGAAACTTGACGAGGATCGATTTGTCGGAGAATCGGATAGAGCGTATCGAGGACGCGGCATTCGCCGGATTGTCGAGCCTGCGCGAACTGAATCTGAGGGGAAACCGGCTCACTCTGTTCACGGGGGAGTACTTCGACACCGGGACCGGGTTGACCAGCCTCGATTTGTCGGAGAACCGAATCGATCGTTTGTCCCCGACGGCGTTCGCGATCCACCCCAGATTGAGACTGCTCGATCTCTCCAGAAATCGTTTGACCCAGTTTCCCGGCGAATACGCGAGACCCCTGCAGTTTTTACAGAAGCTGGATCTATCTGGGAACAGGTTGCAACGCGTCCCCGAGTTCGCGTTTTCTCGGATCCCGCGTCTCCGGGTCCTCGACCTGGCCGAAAACGAGATCGAGTCGGTCGACGAGTTGGCCTTCCACAACTCGACCCAGCTTCAGCTGATCGATCTATCCGGCAACAAGATCGAAACCCTCGACGACAGAACGATGGAAGGCTTGCTGCGACTCGAGCATCTATCTCTCGGTGAGAACAGATTGACTTCCCTACCGGAAACGATCTTCGACCCGAGCCGCATCGGGGCGGTCGAGAGCATCGATCTCTCCGACAATCGGTTCGCGGAGATCCCGGCGGACAGCCTGCAGAAGCAATCGATGTTCTTGTCGCGGCTGAACGTCGCGCGAAATCGCATGGTCGCGGTGTCGGTACGCGACATCCCCGGGAACCTGAAGGATCTCGACCTGTCCGGAAATCCGCTCAGCGGGACCGCCATCGACGGGATTTTGGGCGAGGCGAAGATCCTCCGCAGTTTGAATCTTGCAGACACCGGCATCGCACGGCTCGTCAGACTCGAGACACCGTTTCTCAGGCGACTGAATCTATCCGGGAATGCCATAGCCGCGCTCGAAGTCGGCGTGCTCGAGCGCACCACCATGCTCGAGACCTTGGACCTGTCACGGAACAGGCTAACAGAGTTCACCGGTTTTCCGGCAATGTTTCGCAAGCTGCCGGCCATTCGGCGACTCGACCTGTCGGGCAACCACGCGAGAACCGTTAACGAGACCAGCTTCGAAGGGTTACCCGGTCTCCGCTTCCTCGACGCCTCCGACCTGCCGAACTGCACGAGAATCGAGAGAAACGCTTTCAAACCGCTTGCCAAGCTCCGCTCCCTGTCCGCCTACAACTACCCGAAGCTGGGCTACTTCGACGTTCAGGGCATCCTGAAGGGGATGCGGAACTTGGAGTCGTTGGACATCGAGATCAAAGACTCCTCGGTGGGGAACGAACAGCTCGCGGTAACCAGCCATCCGCGTCTACGAGAGCTGACGCTCAGGGGCGAGCGGCTGCGACACGTGTTGTCCAGTTCATTGGCAGGCGTGCGAGCCACCAAGTTGTCCGTTGGTCTGAAAAACACGTCCGTGGACTCGATTCCAGCCGCACTCTTCTTCCCGGTACCTCGGTCCACCGAGCTCAGGCTCGATCTCTCCGGCAGCAAATTCAGCACCGTGTCGGCCCACGTCTTAACCGCGCTGGACGAACGAGCCGGTGCCGTTGACCTTAGAGGCCTCGAGAGCAATCCGATCAATTGCAGCTGCGACGCCAGACATCTACGCCGATGGCTGAGGATGaccgatcgcgatcgccgcgTCGGCTCTGTCCGCTGCGTCTCTCCACCCCGGCTGGCTGGCCAAATCCTCGCGGCTCTCGACGAGCGACGTCTCGCGTGCGGCGGCGAGTCGGCCGATCAGCACGGCGAACACCTGTCCGAGAACGGACCTGGTCCGAATTCCGTTCCCAATACAAACAGCGATCGCCTGGACGGTGATTCGAACGGGGATCTCGACGGCGATCCCGAGAACCATTGGACCGGGCAACTAGCGGACACCACCTCTTCGTCCGGATTTCCGTCGAGGAGGCCATCATCGGTCACCGAGCCGGAAATAATCTGGACGGTCGCGCCCACCGTTCGAAACGAGCGAACCAAGCATCACGACCGGGACCGCGTCTTTGAGACCGGCATGGTGGGGAATGGTTCGGGAACCGACGACACTTTGATCATCGGCATCGTCGTCGGCGTGGTCGCGCTGATAGCCATCATCGTGATCGTCGTCTGTATCTGTCGGCTGAGATGGTCCAGCCGCATGGACGAAGCGAGGATGACCGCGGCGAGCATCCAGGACGCCTCGATGATCAGACCGTGCAGCGTCTATTCCGGCAAAATCAATCACGACCTGTACGTGGGATCGTACAACGGGTCCACGTTGGACCGCGGCAACGGCGTGCCGCCGCTACCTCCCTCGATCTCGACACCGCCGATCCAAATGATGCCGTTCGTTCAGCCGATGCACCTGATGCACACTCTCTTAACGCCGACACCGCAGTCGCAGTCGCAGTCGCAATCCCAGTCGCAAACGCAGCCGCAGTCGGGATTGCCGCAGTCGCGGTCCCAACAGTTTTACGGGTACTGCGACGGTGCTGCGTTACCACTTTATGTTGCCTGTCCCACAGACACGAATTGCGACAGATAA